The sequence below is a genomic window from Perca fluviatilis chromosome 13, GENO_Pfluv_1.0, whole genome shotgun sequence.
TGGTTAGCATTTGTTTGGACCAATTAAGTCAAAATTATCGAATACATTTTCTGTATTCACAACCAACATTAAGCACTTTACCACTAAACCTGTGGTATTACTTGTAGTTAATGTCATCGAGGCAACATGTTACTGTCACTTAAAGTCATAACAACAATAGCAAAACTTTTCAGGTGGGAAGTTACCCAAACCTCATATGGAGTTAACGTATAATAAGAATAAGGAGTCTATTTGGGTCATGTGTGCATACTGGCTTGAAAAGAAGATGAACTGTGGAGTAAACTGTTGGCTGCAGTTGACTTTTAGCAAAAAAGAAATCATCTCAGTTTTGACAAAGCTTGAAGCTATGCAACATGCCGGTCGTCTCTCAAAGAATGTAACTGAGAAGTTCTCTAATCCAAAGAATACTTAACAACCGTGAACAGCAATACTCATATATAaatccttttgtttgtttttgtattttcatatttattctCTTAGCATGTGCTCTGTTTATTCATGTTCATCATACAGCCTCTAACATGGTTACCTACAGTACGTACTGTGGTTTTTCTACTCGTACGTTTGCGCTCTTATAGTCAAACTGAATGGGCTTACACACTTTGTTCCCAGTTtttattatatgtatttatgaATCTTAATCCTTGTAACTGAAGCCATACTGGAATGTTTACCGAGGAGGTTATTGCTAGTGTACAACTCATAATTCTGCTTTGTGACctattttgtgtatttgtcaATAAATAAGCCTTCATCTCTTTCATCTGAATGATCTGTTTCTTACTGTAGATGCATCAATATATACTCAGCGTGTTATTACTttacaacagagagagagagaggaagatgcCTTTAAATTAGATTAATATGGACAACACTATAACGCATCATGAGATTCCTCTGTCTGAAATTCACTAACAGTTGTTCTCTTGGCacagcagtagctcagtctgtgggGACTTCGTTTGGGAGCCAGAGAGTCGCTAGTTCAATTCCCTGCACGGACCAAGTGCGGattgtggactggtagctggaaaGGTGACAGTTTGGCTTGTGGGTACCCTTCCAACAGCCCCcgctctgacatctctccattagttgTTTGAGcctaatgtgtaaaaaaaaaaaacacaacacaacagtgtgaaaaaaatgtaatttccccatGTTATCAATAAAGTATGTCTCTTCTTCACAGTTCTTCTCTGTAGTTACAGCTGCACTGGGCAGGATTTTATGTTAAAGGGCCATACCGATGGTTTTGCATGTTACATATCGCATACAATGCaagtcaaaaacaaacaaatagaaACTGAAGGCTGAATAGAGCAGTACTGTAGTTATACATCAGATAACTCTTACACTTAAACGCTTTATGCCATTTAAGTCAACTTAATACTATTGTTAGTTATTCACACTCTTAAACAGATGTGGGTCTTGAGTACTTCAGAATTCAAAGCTCTTGTTGCGCAGTTAAAATCATATGTAGAATACATGACAAAGAAGCAGCTACAGTCTATAGAGTAAGGCAAGAATCTgtcaaattgttcaaaacaattattaaagaatgtacagtacaggccaaaggtttggacacaccttctcattcaatgtgtttctttattttcatgactatttgtgactatgaatgaacacatgtggaattatgtacttaacaaaaaagtgtgaaataactgaaaacatgtcttatattttagattcctcaaagtagccaccctttgctttttttgatagcgctgaaaacccttggtgttctctcaatgagcttcatgaggtagtcacctgaaatggttttcacttcacaggtgtgctttgtcagggttaattagtggaattttttcccttattaataaaaaaaagcaaagggtggctactttgaagaatctaaaatataagacatgttttcagttatttcacacttttttgttaagtaaataattctatatgtgttcattcatagttttgatgccttcaatgagaatctacaatgtaaatgaaaataaataaaaaaacgcattgaatgagaaggtgtgtccaaacttttggcctgtactgtatatgtagcaCAGAAAGTAAATAACTTTCAGCATTTTATTGTTTCAGGCCTACTTTAAGCAgccaaacaacaacatcaagATAGATAACCAATTACTTTTTGACTGCAAGAAAGAGTGATTGTACTGTAGCTTCAAAGAAGACTTCATCCATCaccagtagggctgcaactaacgactattttcatagtcgattaatctgttgattttttttcttgattaatcgattagttgtttggtctctaaaatgtcagaaaatggtgaaaaatgtggatcagtgtttcccaaaagcccaagatgacgtcctcaaatgtcctgttttgtccacaactcaaagatattccgtttactgtcacagaggagagaagaaactagaaaatattcacatttaagaagctggaatcaaaaatgttttacttttgtcttataaaattactcaaaccaacTAATTGATTATCGAAATAGTTCGCGATTAATTTgagagttgacaactaatcgattaatctttgcagttcTAATcgccagtgttgtaatgtaactgtacttaagtagaattttcacgtaTTTGTTCTTTACTTCGTTATTTAaatttctggaaacttttacttttactccactacatttcccctaagcatcttagTTACTCATTACTACAAAATTAAATCAGAAGAAATCTGTTacactgggaaaaaaaatcaagctTGACAAATTATTGCTCCTAAATTACCAAGATAATGCACCCTCCATTCCAGATGGTGACCTAATGCCTGTTTGTtgccaagacaaaaaaaaaacagaagccaaaactaaagaagaagaggaggaagcataatgACGATAGCTTCATGGAAGCACCTGGTGCAGGCTCTGTGgccatggtaacagacgatGACCACCCCGACAACAGTGGGGATGAAGGTAAcgttacacacctttggccataaaattcataatcaaagtttgtttttttacttctaatacttaagtacatttaatatcagacaCTGATAGTAATAATTCTAAATAGTAAACATTCTTAAaggagactttaacttctaccaaagtcagtttctggtaagatacttgtacttttactcaagtattgctttcaagtactttatacaagactgtcCATCGCCTACATGCACAGCATCTTACTCTTCCCTGCGTCCACAGAGGTCACTCTCTCACTGGAGATTGTTTCATcataacaacaaacaacattCATTCCACATTAATCTGCATGATCTATAAGTCCAGTCAGAAAACAATCCTACATCAGAATCCTACCATCTACTGTTCACAAGCTTTGTCTTATGATGTGATATTACTCTTCAAGGCCTCTCCATGGCGGTGGGTGGATGTTGTGTCACGGTGCACACTGACACCATGTGGTCTGTAGGATTTCTGCAGGACTTTTACACGTTGAATGACAGATTATTGATGTCTGTACTTTTTCATACCTGTTTGTGTCCCAGCCAGATCTCGTGACACAGATACTCTGCCATGGAAATGAGGGCATGATGGATTCACAGTTGGTTGGTTTTGCTTGGCTGCCTTGCACCTATCTCACGTCTGTTAGGAAAATCAGATGGTATTTTTCCTCAGATAGTTGATTATTCTGCAGGTCATTCTTTGTTAACACCCGAGCAGCAGCTGGTTACACCTGGTAAGCTCTGACTTCATCAGTGTTGAATATTAAATTATATATCATTACATCATTATAAGTTCACGTTTGTTGTACGGTGGAATATGAAACGTTATTTAATTTACTGTGAGGCTGGAATATCTAATCACATATGCAATGTTGTATCTGCTATACTTCCTTATATAAAATGAACTTCATTTAAGTTCTAAAAATCTTACTTTCTCAAAACAAACAGAATTTAACCAGTACAgtgatattattttttattcaagaATAAAGTGCCATTTTCTATAATTCAGTGTAATGAACTGCTTTTTTCTGTCTAGTTTCAAGATACTATAGTGTATTTTTTAGAATAAGTAAAATTGTATAGAAAATACTGTACtgataaaacacttttttggcAAATTACAAAGTCAAACACCTTCAGGCATGAAGGAATCAGAGGTTTTATGAATTTTACAGAATTTATTTTTGCAAATCTGCAGCTTCCTTTGCATTTATATTAAAAGGTAAAACTAAGATATGATATGCTGTTTTAAATGTCAATcagcagtttttctttttctgtcagaTCAAATCACACCAGTCTGGAAAGATGGAGAATTTTTTCAGCAATGTCACACTCAACTCCAGCGAACAAGAGCTGTGTCATCTTGGACTGGAATATGTTGTGGTTCTCTCACTCATCGACATCATTACTTTTCTGGTGGGACAACCAGTGATCGCCAAACTGCTGTTGCTCGCCTTCACATCCAAGAAGACTACAGATATCCTGAATTGTAATTTAGCGCTCTTCCACAACTTGCAGTACTTGATTTGCATCTTGCAtttaattgcattgtttttgcTGCCACACAGCCACCTACAAATCCAAATGTTTCTCTTGGTGTATGTAGAAATCGGAGGGTCAATGAGTTTGTCTTTTATCTGCCTGGAGAGATATGCAGCTGTGATTCACCCCACATCGTATCCTCTGCTGAAGAAATACCGATGCAGGGAGGTTTGTGCTGCGACAGTCTGGCTCTTTTCTGTGCCCATTGCTTTGGTGAGTGTTATGGCTCCAATCGCTCCCACCAACACCCTCAACTTTTTCACACAGTTCCCATGTTATGTGATGGTGAGCATGACTGCAATGATGGTGTGGTGCAGCTACAGTATtgtgaagacactgaagaaGTCCGGCCCAGGGAGAGACGAGCTGCATCCTGCCAAGAAGAGAGCCTTTAAAATTGTCTGTGCCACCTCAAACATCACCttattttgttacattccaGTTTCTCTTCTCCAAAGGCCTAATGTGGTTGCAAATATACAGGTATATAACTGTATAATACTACCTGTATGTATAAGCTTACTGTCTGCTGCGAGTGTTGTGCATCCACTCATTTATCTATCCACCCAAGGGAAGTTGGCTCCCTGcctaaaaaagagagagagagagagagagagagagagagagagagagcaaaaaaTATGGAGCAATTATCTGAATGGTTGTGTTTAAATGGAAAGAGCCATGGCAAGTTTGTGCCCTAAATGATTCATCAATTGTGCAGGTTTCTCCATCTCATGCTATTATAGAAATTACAGAGTGAATGGAGTATGGAAAAGATAATCAAATGATGATATGGTGTGAAAATATTATGTAAAGTAAGAGGAGTGTTTCTTTTGTCCTGTGCTGGATGACTGTAATGATGGAAATATggaaataatgttttatttgtgtggTGTATATTACATcagaaaaaattaataatttgaTTACAGACCGAGCTGTGGGCACGACACCAGACTTTGTCTTTAAGTTTAATATACACCATATGGCCATGTGGATACCCCTGTCTTCATAGCTTTGTATAACTTTGGTCTGGGGGCTGTTTCGGGCCACTGTAGGTTGTCCTGGTGCAACAAGCTAATAGAAAAGTGAAGGAAATGTCAATCAAGCGTAGTTTGTACACACCCACAGAGTTATTAGATGTATTATTATCAAGTGGGTTTCATTGTCTatcttatttttgtattaattatAGCATTCTACCCTGTTTCCTTTGTCCATTATCTATTTTCACATAAAGCACGTAATATCCgttattgtaaagcactttgagctgCATTTCTTGTATGACAGGATACTATACAAAtacagtttatatatattttatcagatctatctatctatctctatatctATGAAATGTATGTTCAAGACATTCTGTTGCCTGATTGTCCATTTTTGTGTCTAAACTGTCTGCATAAAGACGCGTTAGGTGAATTATGTAAGTAATGTTTGGATTATATCTTTATAGTGTAATGTCATATCATACAATAAACAATATCATTAAAGCATGTTCACATGAAAAATCTAAAAGAATAATGTGATTGCagatttattgttattacaaatCATAACACAACTTGCATGTGTTTTTTATGACTACTAGCCAAGTGTAGTTAATAGATGTTGAACTGTAGGACCAGTCACATATAAACAGAAAGGTATAAAAAGGTTCACCCAAACTCTTGACAAGTAGTACTGTTTAGTATAgcttactcaagtactgtactaaagtacaaatttgagagGTACTTTACTCGAGCATTCCCATTTTATGTAACTTATGTAATCTCAGAGTaaaatgtagatttttttttctccactatTTGTCTGacatttagttactttacagattaatgaatgaatgaatgaaaactttattgaacaacaatcaacaagaggtgttcaaaaggataaaaacacaataaagcccaaaggcttgtttccattgtggtccttaaGATGGAAGTGGAATACAACACATGGACTAAAAACACTGAGGACAAAGGGGAAAGGGGTCAACTAATAATcaaaacagacaaataaaacagatctaaaaCACAATGGAAAACAGGGACTAGATTCcctgacagacatacagacacataaacagacaatacagtacaaacaaCAGTACAATATTCCTAGTACTTCAAGGATCTTTTGAGTTTGTTTATGGGCTTGATaaccatttttttattgaagatTTAATATGAAAGTAGGAGGAGCTCAACAATTTAAGGTTGGAAGGTAAGCCATTCCACAAGACAGCTGCCGAGTATAGGAAAGAGTACTTTCCCATACAGCTCTTAAAACAGCAGGGCCTGTAATCTGTGGAACTCCCCCTAGTGAAATAGCTATGCATATCACTAATTTTTGAAAAGTAATTACATAAATActtgatgacattttttttcatccCCTTATGTCCcgtattttaaagtttgttgattttaaatgtttgtgatAATCTGAATGACGAAGTGTTCCTTTAGGTGTTGAGCTAATTCTTCTACTTCTTACGTTAAGCTAAACAAAGTCTTTtaaaagcctcttggatcagctggaaaaagCATGGTCACAAaactgaaaacagggctgtttttctgacaccgTGAAacgttttaaaacttttttagaGATAAGTGGTTTTCACGGGACAGTGACGCTACAAAAATATGATGATCTCATAGAGTacgatgcattgctgtagattaaactaaccgacagtatataaaggacttaaaatgagcacaaccataaacatctacagcagtaaaatgcagcagtaatattgatccagaaacatcagatataatagtaaaacactgacagggaacattttactgcacaatgaatacttttactttttatactttaagtacatttagttGACACTACTTacaaacttttacttaagtaaggtttAGAACGCTGGACTTTTCCTttgtagtggagtattttcCCAACATCAACAAAGTGTTCATCCTGTCTAAACAGCATGGTCAGTACAGCTATTATAACTCTATGCACATCTATCTTTGTGGTTTGCTTTTCTTGTAAAAAGTGGAAGCTCTCAAATGACAGGTTCAGATTCAGATGTTGCAAAGTATATAAATTGTGATAAAACCTGTCGAGTCTTCACTAAAATCTGCCTCCGGTCTCTTCTGCGTGACTTGTTCATTTAGGGACATTTGGTGTTGCATGGGTCCCCTGATGAAAAGTAGCTGTACACACTGACCACTGGGAACATGGTCACAGCCCCCAGCAGAGAGCCCAGCTGCACCACAGCTCCACACCACACGAGAGCGCTGTGGCCCTCGTCGCGCAGGATCACCCCGATGATCACCTTCACATAGGACAGAGTGAGAACAAACAGGATCCAGGCCAACACCTGTTGAGGGAGAGGCAGCAGGTGAGTTTTAAAACTTAAATATTTGCATTTTTGATGCCTACATGTAGTGTTTCAGTAACATTTACACAAGTTAGGAAGATGATGGAGGTAATTTGAGCAAATGAAGCCTGACAGTGTACTCACAATGATGACACCCCCTGATGTTTCATCAGCCAGAAGTGGACATGGACTCAGCACTGCCATGCCCATTATATAAGCTCCAACACCACTGCCTATCACTGTGAGAACTCCCATTAACAGCAGCGATCTGAGAAACAAtgcattacttttttaaacaatttaatCCGTTAGCACAAGCTTATAGTCCTAAAATTGTATTTGTTCTACTCCAGATGTGTCTGTAAAGATTCTTAAAATGGGGCTTGAGGCTACCTGAGGTGTAGAGATTTGCTTCTTCcagctttttaattttaatgtcTTTTAGGTTTAAACTTCAAACAACCGATTTTAATATATCAACTTGGCCTCTCGGAAACTGGACAAAACTAGTCAACGATTAATAGAGAAAATAAAGCAGGTTAATCGATAATTAGTTTGaatgcagagccaccgtcgctgcgtcggAGCTGAGCACCGGCCATAGATAGCGCCGGCCacgacaattgtgattggtttaaagaaatgtaaacaacccagagctgttttttttcctatcctagaatgtatgtgtggtgtagccagaccttactccacagcactgtggagataggtcttgCAGTGCGAGACTAATTGATAATAAAAACACTTGCAGCTCTGCTGGGGTGTTCGGAGAATGATACAGTTTACACTTTATCTTGATGAGCACATTCTCATCTAGGCAATTTAGTTCTTCTTTTAGGTTTATGTAGAAAAAGACTGACATAATTCAATCTACACGATGTATGTGTTCACATACAAGAGATCTGACttattgttttaaaaactaGGGGAAAAAATCTAATGCAGCCTTTTCCCAATATAGAAATCAACTTTTTGAAACCTTTTGGAGAAATGAGTGTCTTGAAACAAAACCCTTTGTATTATGTATTTTGCACTTAAacctataataataaaaacactttcgaaaaagtaaaaatataataacataatattattaatatatataataatataataacacatCCACATTTTATAACTTACGAAGATtacaaaataagttattttatttttatataaactttctttcttttccttaggtttcttccttttttcctcattagagacttttttttgtccagataatgattattattagcttcaaaggcaaatttgtgattttgatAGAATAAAGTGGACTAATTTAAGCCGCACACTGACCTAATAGGGAAGAACATGGCGACGAAGCAGGCGAGAGGGTTTGCCACAGCAGCCATGGTGGCTGATAGGTGATAGGCGTTGTTCCCATACGGCAGGCATGAGTAGGACTGCACCGAGGGAAGCACCACGTTGGTCAGAGCGTTTGCCCAGGCCAGGATCACAAAGATATAAAACACCTGCGTCCAGCTGTAAGAGCCGGTACCGAAGCTGCTTCTGCGCTTCTGGATTGCAGATCGGTATGGCTCCATCATGGGCTTCTGCTCGGCCCACATCCTGTTTCTCTGAGACTTCTTCTTCACCCCGTTGGTGTATTGACCGCTGGGATGCTCCCTGGCCACAGATGGGTGGTAGTTCAGCAGCAGGAACGCCACCAGGCACACCAGCATCATGGCactgaggaagaagaaaaacacctCAGTAGAGAAGTTGGCTGGCTGATACTGAGcctggaggtcaaaggtcaccgaGCTGTCGGAGGAGTTCAGGGTGTGGTTCAGAGACTGGGTGCTGTTCATGCAGTGGACCACTCCAACTCCCTGAATCAAAGCCACTAAAGCGGGCAGCAGGCCGCTCACACCCTCCCCAATGTAGTAGGTGGTCAGGTACTGAGTCTTCAGACGCATCATGAAGGGCAGGAAGGTGACGGAGGAAGTGCAGTCGACCACAGCGAGGAAGAAAGTTAAGACGAGGAGGGCTACACTGCGAGGAACACCCGCCACTACGACAGTCTCCTTCCAGAAGAAACCCAGCAGGAAGCTCGCCACAGTTCCCAGGCCGATGATCACATATATGACGGCTGCTTCATTCAGGGCGCCGGGCCGGAAGCGATGCATCAGGGTGACGAAGAGAGGCCCGACGTTGGCCATCTGAATGAGGATGGAGAGGTACGAGGGCAGGTACCAACCCTCTGGGATCTGGGGGACCAGCAGGGGCAGCTCCACCCACAGGCCGTTGATGGAGACCCAGGAGCCCATCCCAAACAGACACGCCAACA
It includes:
- the LOC120571851 gene encoding somatostatin receptor type 3-like; this encodes MENFFSNVTLNSSEQELCHLGLEYVVVLSLIDIITFLVGQPVIAKLLLLAFTSKKTTDILNCNLALFHNLQYLICILHLIALFLLPHSHLQIQMFLLVYVEIGGSMSLSFICLERYAAVIHPTSYPLLKKYRCREVCAATVWLFSVPIALVSVMAPIAPTNTLNFFTQFPCYVMVSMTAMMVWCSYSIVKTLKKSGPGRDELHPAKKRAFKIVCATSNITLFCYIPVSLLQRPNVVANIQVYNCIILPVCISLLSAASVVHPLIYLSTQGKLAPCLKKREREREREREREQKIWSNYLNGCV
- the si:ch73-196l6.5 gene encoding LOW QUALITY PROTEIN: riboflavin transporter 2 (The sequence of the model RefSeq protein was modified relative to this genomic sequence to represent the inferred CDS: inserted 1 base in 1 codon), giving the protein MSLLTHLLACLFGMGSWVSINGLWVELPLLVPQIPEGWYLPSYLSILIQMANVGPLFVTLMHRFRPGALNEAAVIYVIIGLGTVASFLLGFFWKETVVVAGVPRSVALLVLTFFLAVVDCTSSVTFLPFMMRLKTQYLTTYYIGEGVSGLLPALVALIQGVGVVHCMNSTQSLNHTLNSSDSSVTFDLQAQYQPANFSTEVFFFFLSAMMLVCLVAFLLLNYHPXCGQGASQRSIHQRGEEEVSEKQDVGRAEAHDGAIPICNPEVFYIFVILAWANALTNVVLPSVQSYSCLPYGNNAYHLSATMAAVANPLACFVAMFFPIRSLLLMGVLTVIGSGVGAYIMGMAVLSPCPLLADETSGGVIIVLAWILFVLTLSYVKVIIGVILRDEGHSALVWCGAVVQLGSLLGAVTMFPVVSVYSYFSSGDPCNTKCP